The genomic interval CTTCTTATGTATGATGCCCAAAACTTAGGTTTTAGGTCATCTTAAAACCAAAGTTATCTTGATTTTTCCATGAACCAAATAATGAACACATACCCTAGGTGCTGCTTCATTTTATGTGAACATGCCCTAAAAATTGGAACTTTGACACTGCCTAGATCAAAAAACAAATCTTTACCTTTCATATGAAGAACATCGTAGAAATATCAATTTTATCATACACAAAATGGACTTTTGCAACTTAAACATCCAAAGTATGCTAAACTCATGAGATCATGCAATTTAAACTTTAACATTAGAGACTTACCTTGCTTCTTTGAATCTTTGATTCCTCCAAATACAAAGTAGTCTTTGCTTTCTTTCTTAACTTGAAACACCTATCTTTCaagtttcaatttttcttcttcaatcttcttcttctctttctttttcttctctcttcttactgttttgctctcttgcttcTCCTTTTGCTCTCTTAGAGTGAACGTGCACTCCACTTTAGGAGTCAAATTTGTGTCTTTTGCAAGGGTTATAGCTTgctttttttagaaaaataaggGAGTTTGCCCTagtctcaaattttcaaaaatgtcattttaGAACAAGAAAACCCCTTCCTTGTCCTAAATGGGCTTTTGGCAATAAGAATTAGAAGTTCATCCTCATCTAAGGTAATTCCTAAATTAACCCAATTAAAGCTCAATTTAGCCTTAGATGGTGCAAGTAAATGATCAAATTTGAAGTACACAAAGAAAGAGCTAGGACAAGTGGGtcctattttctaattaatttcAATATGAACAAAATTAgttaatcaagtgttctaactgcacCTAAGATAAGATAAGTTATTTATTTAAGAGATTTTTATTGGATTAATGATCATACTTAATCATAATTATTTCTAGTTGAATTATTATGAGATTTAAGTATTGCTGGTCAAAATATTGCatctaaaatataataaaatacatcTCAATCTAGAAGTTTGACTACTACTTTATCTCTATCGTATGGTTAAGTGCTTCTAAACTATTATATTGTCTAATCATATTATCTTTTCTCTTGAAAAGCTTGAAAGTATATTTttgttggatatgtggctcatattgattGGAACACATGCGTCAGGAAAGCATTGTGAAGTAAAGAACAAGGAAACATATTGCACGAAAAAACCATTGATGATTGCATAGATGGTTAGGTCGACGGTTGTATTGACAATTCGCTCTCAATATCAAATTGTCAACGATCTCCTTGAAACCGTCATGATTTCAATCAGATTTCAGGCTTCAATTCAGCCTCGACATTAACCGTCAACGGTATTGTTCGACACAAATCATGGATTTTGAATTGGGAGATGAGTAAATTGGAAGGTTTGGATGATATTTCTTCAAAATTTGCTAAAGAAATGTGTTAGTTGCATTTTAAGTTTTCTATGCACATAGGATtataatataaacaatattttgtaactcttggtGTAAGCTTTGACGATTGATAGTAAAAATCAACTACTTGCTCCCATGAACGTACGTACATTACCGAACCACATAATTTCTTGTTTTTTGTGTTTTATTGCTTCATTTCATTCTTTTATATAGATtgatgattttcaaaaaattactatttattttaaataattttaaaatttattattttaaaaataaaactagagTAATAATGCATTAATTGGATTCAAGCAATAAACTAATAATTTAATACTATTTTTTAACAAATCTTTTGCATAGCATGGTTTAGCCTCTATTCCATAGAATTAACTGCAATCTCAATTTGCAAGCATAGCTACCTGTAAACTACCAAGCACTGACGTGAGCACGCGTTAAACACAGCAGAATATAAGTATAAAAATACGGGACTTCTGCAGACAATCTTGCAGTCTAAATGCTTATTATGCTAACAAAACaaaaaatggagagagagagagagaggtgagtaACTCATTTTTATACTTCTAAGAGGTACGCCATTCAATTCTCATCGACCACCAACTTTATTTAAAAGGAAATTTTCCAAATGTTGAAGTTGGTCAAAACTTAGATTGCTTCATCCTTGGATTTGAGGTCCAAAAATTGTTGCTGGATCAGATGTTGAGCTCCTGTAACAAGCCTCATTATGACTTCACCTGCGGGAAGAATTTCCTTGATGAGGCCTACACCTTGTCCCGCATACATAGCCATGTTTTCAATATCACCAGTGGTTGTTGCATTTGGAACTGTACCTGCAAACCGACGAATTTCTTTTTCctgtagaaaaagaaaattgcaTGTAGGATAAAATCATTCCATTCTAGTTTCTCCAAGGTAAGGAGGCACTACAAATCTACCCTCCAAAATGAATTCATCCATCAATGAGGGGGAAAAAACTACATCTGCATGGAGTAACCATATGAACAGAAGTTTAAGAATATTATATGTTTGAAGATTCCAGGGATATTTTACCATCAATATATCTTTAACTTAATCTCacttaatttccttattttcttatcCCAGGGgattgagagagagagtgtgttatTTCGGgattagaagagagagagagagagagagagagagagagagagagagtcatttGGGCATTAGAAGGGTGCAAATGAATACTAAAATCATGCTACAGTTCTTAAGCCGTTGCCATATCTTATTTTTAGATCTCTTTTACAATCTGTGTGCATATGCTTCCAATTTTAATTTCTTCAAAGGATATATGAGGTAAGATTGACATTCAAAGGGAGGATGTGGTTAATGGAATTAATGAAGGGAGGCACTTTTAGTGTGAAATCCATTTATAGTCACCAAGCAGTGGTGACTGCCAATCTTCGAAAAATTATGCCctccttttctctttcaatcctcTTCAGTGCAATGTTGCTCGATTTTTAAAGGTGATGATGGCTGCTAGTTGTTCTAATGGAGTATCTCCATCAGAACATAGTACAGAGTGAAGGAAAATCCTTTTGACCTGAAACTAGGGAAGTTCAGGAGagaaatatgtatttttatttgagCAGGACCCTCATTTGAACCAGTGGACTAGGGGTTTGCTGGCCGCCATGCAGTGGCTCTCTCAGTGCATTTTGTCAAGCTTTATTCAGTTGGATCACTTCAGACATCAGACAAAATTTGGCAAACTTAGTTACAGGTGATGCATCAACTAACGAAAATGGTAAGGTCTTCAAACTAGGATTGGGATTAAGGGCATTTCATTTTTGTTCTTGGGACTAGAAAGGCTTCCATCCGAGTGGTTTTCTTGAAGCCTTGTGATCAATTAGGGAGTTGGTTTGGTCTCAAAGAATGATTGTAGGTGTTTCAATTATCATGGAGCGGCTGGGATTCCCATGGCTGCCACTTTAAAGGACCAAGAGAGAAGCCACAGGCAGATGTGTCTTGAAGTGAGTTCAGGTATCTTATTGTAAATTTTGACATGCACTAGCTGCTTAGTTTGAGCCAGATCAGTGGGAGTGATCAAGCCTAAGGATATTAATAAGGTTCCACAACATATGGCAGCGATTAAGATCCATTATGTCATTGGGAAGGATATTTTGAAACTCTGGCGCAAAATCAAGCACAGAAATCTCAACAAAACTAGGACGTGATATAGCTCTCTCAGGTGGAGTCATCTTCAGCTTAGGTAAAAAAAGAAGTATGTTCCTATGAAGGGTGATTTTTTTCGTTTACAAAGGAGAATTCATAAGCATCAGAGGGATAAAGCACAAGGAGTCCAGAGGGATTCTATTTGGAATATGTACAAAACGAAGAGTTAAATAATCAAAATGCCAAGACAGCAGTTGTCTCTAAAAGATAATCAGGTTCAGAAAGTGGAAAATAAGAGTAGAAGCAAATCAGACAATGTTTGTTGGCTGCAAGACCATTTGAAAGGATCTGTTAAGTTCATTTGTTGAATTAAAAAAACTACATTAGCTGCTAAAATGTACAACTATGTGGAAGGATGGATCAACTGGTTGCTCAAAGGCAGTAATAAAGATTCCACTAGGCATTTTCCTAAATACTGCAGAAGATAATAAGGACAGCCAAAACCCAAGAGAAATAAAGAGTTCCTTTtctgatttttgcaataaaaaaaaaaaaaaaaggaagattaTGCACAGTGGAAACCTGGGCAGGGCATTGTGTATAGATGAGCAGGCATGTAAGGCAACCCAACACAATTTTCCTCGCAATTAACTAACTCAAACTGATTAGAAGTAGGAAAAATAAAATCGAAGCTgcatcagaaaaaaaaaatctactttaaaaatttagaagaaaaacaaatataataaatttttattttccttaaacTTGGCCTTGGGCTATGAGACCTTTGCTGGGTTTATGGGGAGGAGTATTGCACCTAAATGCGTAACCTATTATCATAAAGAGGCGTCAACTGGAATTCAGTGGCTACTGTATATTGAGTTTGTTGTGCACTTGTGCTTTAAATAGTTAGCCTAATTTTGTTtattcagaaaataaataaataaataattcacaTCATTGAGTATGAGGAAAAGGATGCTCACTTTTCCATGTATTGTTGAATGGCCAATAACAGGCTGGCTAGTCTCATTTTCATCATCAGGAAGAGACCTCCATGTGTTGAAGAAAGGTGTCTGCAGGACACGTTGAGGTGCCCCTGGCCACCTTGCCCGGCCAAATATATTCGTATACTCTGTTTTGTCCATTTCGACCAACTTCCTCTTGTATGTTGGATGAGCCCAACTTTCTTTGGTTGCAACAAACCTACAACATTCATGTAATTTTGAGACCTTGACTCATTGACATGATGATAATTCATAATTTGAAAGCAAAGGAAGATGAACAGTGAATTAATAACAGTTCTAAAAACATACACAAACTGACCCTTACAAATCACACTGTTTTCAGTTTACTTAAAAAACCTAGCTAACTGATGATCTTGATCAACAAGAATTTTGAGAAAACATGTCcaagaaaacatttatccaaAGGGAGCAAAAGCCCTTGAAAACAGCCTTCAGACACATGGAAAAGGAAATCCATCATTTTGTTTAATTTCCACAGTTTGAAGACAAAAAAATTCTGAAATGATACTACATATATAAGTTAACGATTCCATACCCTGAATATTTGAGGTCAACAACAACATTCTTCTGCTTCATGTTGAAGGCAGGGTTTGCCAATTACTCAATTCCATGCTTGGGGCTAGCTACCAGGGAAAGCATGCCCCAAGCAAAGTTCAAAAAATGAAACTCCAAAAGAATCAAATGAACTCATTTCAAAACTCTGAATAGTTTAAGgcattttcatttatttacttAGTTGTAAGTTCCTCTGAGATCACTGAAGTAAAACAGAGAATTGTTCTAACCTAGTGCCTAGGCAGATCCCTTGAGCACCAAGTGCCAAAGCAGCAACATAACCACGCTCATCCACAATACCACCAGACGCAATTACAGGTATGTCTTGATCCCCAATAAAATCAACTACTCTTGGCAGCAATGTCATCAAACCATCCTGCAAAGTGCAAACCATAAAAGCGCAACCATAAAACAGTACAAGAGTGCTTGAGCAAATACTTCTCAAAaactcaatttattatttatcaGGAAACTAAAGATGCATAAAACCTATAaccataaaatatttaaaaaaaaaaaaatgaatatcacATTCAAGATGAATTCCAAATGAGCACATAAACTTTGCAAAAGTAACAGTTCAAACAGTTTTGCATGATCAAGGCATGCTACAGATTATAAAATAATGACACCGAAACAGACCTTTAAATCTAACAAAGCTATATATTTATAGCTGTAGAAATGGTCTGAAGTGCAACAGAATGAGATACAAGATTCTGGTACCGGAAAAAATGCTTTGCCTTGCAAATCAAGTatgctgtagacaccccattttgacCCCAATGAATTGTCATTTTCTTTCAAGAATAGGAACCCCGAATATCTAAGAATTCCACAAACTTGAGGGGCCCTGTAGCacaatttattcaaatttaaatccTCATATTTATAATAATGGTTCCATGTTAATTAAAAACAATTAAAAGGTACATTTTGGACCCAATATAAGATGAATGATTCAATATTCAGAAAAATACCAGAGGGATCTCAGATAAACAAATTTGTATTCAAAAAGGGAAAGTTAACCATGTTATTAGTAATATCTTGAAGATTAAAAGATACCAATTTTGGCAAAATGAGGACCAAACAGGAAAATTGTGGTGCTTGACGGATCTTCCTGAGATACGTTCATCTTTTCAATTTGTAAATTAATTCTTGAACCCTAGTCTTCCTCCTAGGATGTGTTAGTTTTTCTTAAAAATAGTAATATAGTAATTCCTGGCACTAAAACGGATTCCTAATATTCAAGGTCACTTAACCTAGGATGATGTCCCCATGAGTTCCTATCATTATGTTGCATGACTAAAGCGTAATGGTCAATTAAGATTCTTACTACCTAAAGGCTAAGAGTGGTGATCCTCACATTAGAGTCAGTTCctattattcaaaattaaataaattagagATGGCAGCGTATTCTAGGATTAGTATAAAGCTCCAACCTTATCTATTTAGTTTGGGAATAATGGCCTATCTCAACCCTAGATAACTTGGATAggaatcaaaaattattttttgcacaaaaatctcatttttttcttgaaattaaagagaaattttccaaaactaaaatttttatttttttttttggggggggaaGTGGATTTACATTGCGTAATAGTAAGTCTTGGTTATCAAAAATAACATGTCATAAAATTTGCCAAAACTTTGAAGCAGTGGATATAGGAAATTTATCAGTCaatatatttaaaacatttttatgaTCA from Malania oleifera isolate guangnan ecotype guangnan chromosome 9, ASM2987363v1, whole genome shotgun sequence carries:
- the LOC131164244 gene encoding uncharacterized protein LOC131164244; its protein translation is MGWRGILGFEYGIVQGPLGPDISSPELVAAVANAGGLGILRAPDWESPDYVKELIRKTRALTDKSFGIGIVLTFPHEENLRAILDEKVAVLQVSWGEFPKELVLQAHCACMKVVHQVGSLEEAKKAVDAGVDAVIVQGMEAGGHVIGKDGLMTLLPRVVDFIGDQDIPVIASGGIVDERGYVAALALGAQGICLGTRFVATKESWAHPTYKRKLVEMDKTEYTNIFGRARWPGAPQRVLQTPFFNTWRSLPDDENETSQPVIGHSTIHGKEKEIRRFAGTVPNATTTGDIENMAMYAGQGVGLIKEILPAGEVIMRLVTGAQHLIQQQFLDLKSKDEAI